In Periplaneta americana isolate PAMFEO1 chromosome 4, P.americana_PAMFEO1_priV1, whole genome shotgun sequence, one DNA window encodes the following:
- the LOC138697901 gene encoding mucin-19-like, producing the protein MKLLLICAFALAAAAQSNKQQERGANEINPEQSVFSQDHGGQSFSSMVIKTGGIDPKHTQAKSGSVGVSYGNGGVALSFKGPAIMSKLVRLNAIAFNKPVPAPAAQSHAVPVAVPAVAPQYSRSGHHEGESPSFYAPGHGFLHSLGQGHQSISLPQFFGQGVTLSGHARHVIPLSGHVGHASSFLGLVGHAPSFLGYEGYGATSPGTVGHAASFLGYGGYGATSSGSAPLPGPVGHGAPLPGHLGHYVPIPGPVGHAAPIPGPVEHAAALPGPVGHAVPLPGPVGHAASLPGPVGHAAPLPGSVGHSASLPGPVGHSAPLSGPVGHSTPLPEPVGHSAPLPGPVGHSAPLPGSVGHSAPLPGSVGHSASLPGPMGHSTSLPGPVGHSTPLQGSVGHTAPLQGSVGHTAPSSGPIGHAAPLPGTVGHSYPTSGHIGPISLALGHTSLLPGHVGHVPQLQVTAGHVAPIKGNTGYSTTSTNHIGHNAPLPGYLGHNVPLPGPVGYNVPFPSFVGHNVPLPGPVGYNVPFPSFVGHNVQFPGFIGHNYPLSGPVGHNAQLAHTLGHNAQLPGPVGHNAQLPSPVGHNIPLSGHVSHLSGPLGHSTSSPVPTGHGASQNESSNQTKAP; encoded by the coding sequence atttgTGCCTTTGCCCTCGCGGCGGCTGCCCAATCCAACAAGCAGCAAGAGAGGGGCGCAAATGAAATCAACCCGGAACAGTCAGTTTTCTCCCAGGATCATGGAGGACAGAGCTTCAGTTCCATGGTCATAAAAACTGGAGGAATTGACCCCAAACATACCCAAGCAAAATCTGGCAGCGTAGGGGTTAGCTACGGGAACGGAGGTGTGGCTCTCAGCTTCAAAGGCCCTGCCATCATGTCCAAACTGGTGAGGCTTAACGCGATAGCTTTCAACAAACCAGTTCCTGCCCCCGCCGCTCAATCGCACGCCGTGCCTGTAGCCGTTCCCGCTGTTGCCCCTCAATATTCAAGATCTGGACATCACGAAGGCGAGAGTCCATCGTTCTATGCTCCAGGACATGGTTTTCTGCATAGCTTAGGGCAAGGACATCAAAGTATTTCGCTGCCACAATTTTTCGGACAAGGAGTAACACTTTCAGGACATGCGCGACATGTCATTCCATTATCAGGACATGTAGGGCATGCTAGTTCATTCTTAGGACTTGTTGGACATGCTCCTTCATTCTTAGGATATGAGGGTTATGGTGCTACATCACCTGGAACTGTGGGACATGCTGCTTCATTCTTAGGATATGGAGGTTATGGTGCTACATCATCCGGATCTGCTCCATTACCAGGACCAGTGGGACATGGTGCTCCATTACCAGGACACTTAGGACATTATGTTCCAATACCAGGACCTGTAGGACATGCTGCTCCAATACCAGGACCTGTAGAACATGCTGCTGCATTACCAGGACCTGTCGGACATGCTGTTCCATTACCAGGACCTGTCGGGCATGCTGCTTCATTACCAGGACCTGTAGGACATGCTGCTCCATTACCAGGATCTGTGGGACATTCAGCTTCATTACCAGGACCTGTGGGACATTCTGCTCCGTTATCAGGACCTGTAGGACATTCTACTCCATTGCCAGAACCTGTGGGGCATTCTGCTCCATTACCAGGACCTGTGGGGCATTCTGCTCCATTACCAGGATCTGTGGGACATTCTGCTCCATTACCAGGATCTGTGGGACATTCAGCTTCATTACCAGGACCTATGGGACATTCCACTTCGTTACCAGGCCCTGTGGGACATTCCACCCCGTTACAAGGGTCTGTGGGACATACTGCTCCATTACAAGGGTCTGTGGGACATACTGCTCCATCATCAGGACCTATTGGGCATGCTGCCCCGTTACCAGGAACTGTGGGACACTCATATCCAACATCAGGACACATTGGTCCAATATCTTTGGCTTTGGGCCATACTAGTCTATTGCCAGGGCATGTGGGACATGTCCCTCAATTACAGGTAACTGCTGGACATGTTGCACCGATAAAAGGAAATACAGGGTATAGTACTACATCAACTAATCATATAGGACATAATGCTCCATTACCAGGATATTTAGGACATAATGTTCCGTTACCAGGTCCTGTAGGATATAATGTTCCATTTCCAAGTTTTGTAGGACATAATGTTCCATTACCAGGTCCTGTAGGATATAATGTTCCATTTCCAAGTTTTGTAGGACATAATGTTCAATTTCCAGGCTTTATAGGACATAATTATCCATTATCAGGTCCTGTAGGACACAATGCTCAATTAGCACACACTCTAGGACACAATGCTCAATTACCAGGTCCTGTAGGACATAATGCTCAATTACCAAGTCCTGTAGGGCACAATATTCCATTATCTGGCCATGTTTCTCATCTATCAGGACCTCTAGGTCATAGTACTTCATCTCCAGTACCTACAGGGCATGGTGCGTCACAAAATGAATCTAGTAATCAAACAAAAGCTCCATAA